Proteins encoded within one genomic window of Methanoregula sp. UBA64:
- a CDS encoding class I SAM-dependent methyltransferase → MTANSYVHGYSAGEAKRLGDQARTLTDLLHHDTRYPAGCRVLEAGCGTGAQTVILAKNSPNAEIVSIDISPESVRRAEERAKAEGIKNVKFQAADLFSLPFAPGSFDHVFVCFVLEHLPDPGRALCTLRTLVKPGGTITVIEGDHGSAYFHPDSTAARRAIRCLVDLQKEAGGNALIGRELYPLLVSAGFSAVQVSPRMVYVDASRPALVEGFTKQTFTAMVAGVRDEAIKKGMMTPAEWERGIEDLYRTCGPDGVFCYTFFKAVGTV, encoded by the coding sequence ATGACGGCGAACTCCTATGTCCACGGGTATTCCGCAGGCGAAGCAAAACGGCTCGGCGACCAGGCGCGGACGCTGACCGATCTCCTCCACCACGATACCCGGTACCCGGCCGGGTGCCGGGTGCTCGAAGCAGGCTGCGGGACCGGCGCACAGACCGTGATTCTTGCAAAGAACAGCCCGAATGCGGAGATCGTCTCGATCGATATCTCGCCGGAATCCGTCCGGCGGGCAGAGGAGCGGGCGAAAGCCGAAGGGATCAAAAACGTGAAATTCCAGGCGGCCGATCTCTTCAGCCTCCCGTTTGCGCCGGGAAGCTTCGACCATGTCTTTGTCTGCTTCGTGCTCGAACACCTCCCCGATCCGGGCCGGGCGCTTTGTACGCTCAGGACGCTCGTGAAACCCGGCGGCACGATCACCGTGATCGAAGGCGACCACGGTTCGGCGTACTTCCACCCGGACAGCACGGCAGCCCGGCGGGCGATCCGGTGCCTTGTCGATCTCCAGAAGGAAGCCGGGGGCAATGCACTCATCGGCCGGGAGCTCTACCCGCTGCTCGTCTCGGCCGGATTTTCCGCGGTTCAGGTCTCGCCCCGGATGGTGTACGTGGATGCCTCGCGGCCGGCGCTCGTGGAGGGGTTCACGAAGCAGACCTTTACCGCGATGGTCGCGGGCGTCAGGGACGAGGCGATAAAAAAGGGCATGATGACCCCGGCCGAATGGGAGCGGGGAATAGAAGACCTGTACCGGACCTGCGGGCCGGACGGCGTCTTCTGCTACACGTTTTTTAAGGCTGTCGGAACAGTATAA
- the infB gene encoding translation initiation factor IF-2 codes for MAADPKIRTPIVCVMGHVDHGKTSLLDRIRGSSVVSSEAGAITQHIGATIVPIDAIRKMSGSMEKIPFNIPGLLFIDTPGHHAFTTLRARGGALADMAILVVDISQGFQPQTIEALQILRNCKTPFVIAATKIDRIHGWRINKDEPFQSTFAKQNERVRNDIETKTYEIVGNLSDLGFSADRYDRVSDFQRNLAIVPVSAHTGEGIADLLMIMIGLAQRYMGDALKLSVEGPGEGTVLEVKEERGLGTTLDVILYNGTLSVGDEIAMATQDDVVTTKVRSLLKPRPMKEILVEDRFERVKSVVAASGIKVSAPNLEKVIAGSPLFVVRGNMDELSARIRKEMQEIHVNLAEEGIVIKADTIGALEALCKELEAKQIPVMRAQVGPVSRHDLIETETSKNAMLRVLLSFNTPILPDAAEIIKDPLYTQVKVFSGQVIYQIIDQYVEWRDEQKRIAEKAQFEHVMMPAKIRLMPDCVFRQSNPAVVGVRVLGGKLRPDVDLVTRDGKKMGHLKTIQLRQETIREADEGLEVAVAIEGVTIGRQLNVGDDLLVDLPERHVKVLEREMMKTLNVSTQEVLAEFVAIRRRTEPFWGK; via the coding sequence ATGGCGGCAGACCCGAAGATCAGGACGCCGATCGTGTGCGTCATGGGGCATGTGGATCACGGAAAGACATCGCTCCTTGACCGGATCCGCGGGTCGTCGGTAGTCTCCTCCGAGGCCGGCGCGATCACCCAGCACATCGGCGCAACGATCGTTCCCATCGACGCGATCAGAAAGATGAGCGGCTCGATGGAGAAGATCCCGTTCAATATCCCCGGCCTGCTCTTTATCGACACCCCGGGACACCACGCGTTTACCACGCTGCGTGCACGGGGCGGGGCGCTCGCCGATATGGCGATCCTTGTCGTGGACATCAGCCAGGGATTCCAGCCCCAGACCATCGAGGCATTGCAGATCCTCCGGAACTGCAAGACGCCGTTTGTGATCGCGGCCACAAAGATCGACCGGATCCACGGCTGGCGGATCAACAAGGACGAGCCTTTCCAGTCCACGTTTGCCAAACAGAACGAGCGGGTGAGAAACGATATCGAGACAAAGACCTACGAGATCGTAGGCAACCTCTCGGACCTCGGCTTCTCCGCGGACCGGTACGACCGGGTCTCGGACTTCCAGCGCAACCTCGCCATTGTTCCCGTGAGCGCCCACACGGGCGAAGGGATCGCGGACCTCTTGATGATCATGATAGGTCTTGCCCAGCGGTACATGGGCGATGCCCTCAAGCTCTCGGTCGAGGGCCCGGGCGAGGGGACCGTGCTCGAAGTCAAAGAGGAGCGGGGCCTTGGGACAACGCTCGATGTGATCCTGTACAACGGCACGCTCAGTGTGGGCGACGAGATCGCCATGGCAACCCAGGACGATGTGGTGACGACCAAGGTCCGCTCGCTCTTAAAACCCCGGCCCATGAAGGAGATTCTTGTCGAGGACCGGTTCGAGCGCGTGAAGTCTGTTGTCGCAGCATCGGGGATCAAGGTCTCGGCCCCGAACCTCGAAAAGGTGATCGCCGGCTCGCCGCTCTTTGTGGTCCGGGGCAATATGGACGAACTTTCGGCCCGGATCAGAAAGGAGATGCAGGAGATCCACGTGAACCTCGCGGAAGAAGGGATCGTGATCAAGGCTGACACGATCGGAGCGCTCGAAGCGCTCTGCAAGGAACTGGAGGCAAAGCAGATCCCGGTGATGCGGGCGCAGGTAGGTCCGGTGAGCCGGCACGATCTCATTGAGACCGAGACAAGCAAGAACGCGATGCTCCGCGTGCTCCTCTCGTTTAACACGCCCATCCTGCCGGACGCGGCCGAGATCATCAAAGACCCGCTCTATACGCAGGTAAAAGTCTTCTCCGGCCAGGTGATCTACCAGATTATCGACCAGTACGTGGAATGGCGCGACGAGCAGAAACGGATCGCGGAGAAGGCCCAGTTCGAGCACGTGATGATGCCGGCAAAGATCCGGCTGATGCCGGACTGCGTGTTCCGGCAGAGCAACCCGGCAGTCGTGGGGGTGCGGGTGCTGGGCGGCAAGCTCCGGCCCGATGTGGATCTCGTCACGCGTGACGGGAAAAAGATGGGGCACCTAAAGACCATCCAGCTCCGGCAGGAGACGATCCGCGAAGCGGACGAGGGTCTTGAAGTTGCCGTTGCCATCGAGGGCGTGACCATCGGGCGTCAGCTCAATGTGGGCGACGATCTCTTAGTCGACCTGCCCGAGCGCCACGTGAAAGTGCTCGAACGCGAGATGATGAAGACCCTCAACGTGAGCACGCAGGAAGTGCTTGCGGAGTTTGTCGCGATCCGGCGCAGGACCGAGCCCTTCTGGGGCAAGTGA
- a CDS encoding flavodoxin family protein → MKTTIICASYTGTTYGVAEQVRKETGGDLVEVTSRDLLSRFVALMGRHSPGMNVRKSGTEPGQIDLAGSDVVVIGTPVWGGQPVPAIKKAVAGFSGCAGKPVVLFATCGDKPGATLADLAKAVTAKGMVVAGQFSFNKNEIAEGTGVTALIEKVRNTEKSA, encoded by the coding sequence GTGAAGACCACCATCATCTGTGCATCGTACACGGGAACAACCTACGGGGTTGCAGAACAGGTAAGAAAAGAGACGGGCGGGGATCTTGTGGAAGTAACCTCCCGGGATCTTCTCTCCCGGTTTGTTGCCCTCATGGGCCGCCACTCGCCCGGCATGAATGTCAGAAAGAGCGGTACCGAACCGGGGCAGATCGATCTTGCCGGGTCGGATGTTGTCGTGATCGGCACGCCGGTCTGGGGAGGTCAGCCCGTCCCGGCAATAAAAAAGGCGGTTGCCGGCTTCTCCGGCTGCGCAGGAAAACCGGTGGTGCTCTTTGCCACCTGCGGGGACAAGCCGGGCGCAACGCTTGCAGACCTTGCAAAAGCGGTAACGGCAAAGGGCATGGTCGTTGCCGGGCAGTTCTCGTTTAACAAAAACGAGATCGCGGAGGGGACCGGGGTCACGGCGCTCATCGAAAAGGTCCGGAACACGGAAAAATCCGCTTAA
- a CDS encoding DUF1848 domain-containing protein, translating into MVRTRDERIRITTDAGDRAEASAPVIVSASRATDIPARYADWFFARLRRGHLAWKNPFSGRVQYVSFAKTRAIVFWTKNPGPVLPLLPLPDERRIAYYFQFTLNDYGPEGFEPGLPALDQRIAVFQELSHRIGKERVVWRFDPVVATENLGVDELLLRIRYIGDRLAPFTEKLVVSFIDIMRYASVARHTAPHGIRELSGDEMDAFAAGLSRLNRAWGLALAACAEERDLSAYGIEKNRCIDGGLLARLAPDDAELAACLRAHPGKDPGQRRECGCSAAKDIGMYNTCPNGCVYCYANRSPVSARENFTRHGRAPEAELITGEVVPGKGERAAGPGQERLS; encoded by the coding sequence ATGGTGCGCACGCGTGATGAGCGGATACGAATCACGACCGATGCCGGGGACCGGGCAGAAGCGTCAGCCCCGGTGATCGTCTCGGCGAGCCGTGCCACCGATATTCCCGCCCGCTATGCGGACTGGTTTTTTGCCCGGCTCCGGCGCGGGCATCTCGCGTGGAAAAATCCGTTCTCGGGCCGGGTGCAGTACGTATCGTTTGCAAAGACCCGGGCGATCGTATTCTGGACAAAAAATCCCGGCCCGGTGCTTCCCCTGCTGCCGCTCCCTGACGAACGCAGGATTGCGTATTATTTCCAGTTCACGCTCAACGATTACGGGCCGGAGGGTTTCGAGCCCGGCCTGCCGGCGCTCGATCAGCGGATCGCGGTGTTTCAGGAATTATCGCACCGGATCGGAAAGGAGCGGGTGGTCTGGCGTTTCGACCCGGTGGTCGCGACAGAAAACCTTGGCGTGGACGAACTCCTTCTCCGGATCCGGTACATCGGGGACCGGCTCGCGCCCTTTACGGAAAAACTGGTTGTTAGTTTCATCGATATTATGCGGTACGCGTCTGTTGCCCGGCACACCGCCCCGCACGGGATCCGGGAGCTTTCGGGCGACGAGATGGACGCGTTCGCTGCGGGACTCTCCCGGCTGAACCGGGCGTGGGGCCTTGCCCTTGCCGCCTGCGCGGAGGAGCGGGACCTGTCCGCGTACGGGATTGAGAAAAACCGGTGCATCGATGGCGGGCTTCTTGCCCGGCTTGCCCCGGATGATGCAGAGCTCGCGGCCTGTCTCCGGGCGCACCCGGGAAAAGATCCGGGGCAGCGAAGGGAGTGCGGGTGCAGTGCGGCAAAAGATATCGGGATGTACAACACGTGCCCGAACGGGTGCGTGTACTGCTATGCGAACCGGAGCCCGGTATCGGCGCGGGAAAATTTTACCCGGCACGGCCGTGCGCCGGAGGCCGAGCTGATCACCGGGGAAGTCGTGCCGGGAAAGGGTGAACGGGCGGCCGGGCCGGGGCAGGAACGGCTTTCCTGA
- a CDS encoding GntP family permease, translating to MDTFLVFFATLLFIFILGYTRKLPLFVTLLLGGLFFGLLAGAGPDATLQWLASGLGTMFGAFAIAILSGIVIVRLLSDQGLIEVMAAGIHAKIKNTRASSGILSFILAVPITCPVVTYAMLSPALEKIEPDRERSKVLLYVAAVSGIVSYILIFPTPVTQPLVAAFAPQVFGGSLDLVTIPLALCLLCVVIAAAGRWITGSPALPGSPGAEPVPRTEHAPIPLSLHLRAWAPFMAILAAIPVGHFVLGLSHAAILQFIMLTGLVVALVLAPPKIRFGGFSGGITTAGMVVFDICAAGAIGTVMVKSGLAKSALATLIPILPDILIPFIIAVILATAQGSRIVTAVVSAQVLGATALVQEINPLPMILMVVAGTCIFCHVTDPFFHLVKKTTGDDTPTVLRNYTIPLACIGIIIFIVALSLVAVFFPYHEDAALSLMGV from the coding sequence ATGGATACATTCCTGGTTTTTTTTGCCACGCTCCTCTTCATCTTCATCCTTGGCTATACGCGGAAACTCCCCCTCTTTGTCACGCTCCTGCTGGGCGGGCTCTTTTTTGGCCTGCTTGCCGGGGCGGGCCCCGATGCCACGCTCCAGTGGCTGGCCTCGGGTCTTGGCACGATGTTTGGCGCCTTTGCCATCGCCATCCTCTCCGGTATCGTGATCGTCCGGCTGCTCTCCGACCAGGGCCTCATCGAGGTCATGGCTGCCGGGATCCATGCAAAGATCAAAAACACCCGGGCAAGTTCCGGGATCCTCTCCTTTATCCTTGCCGTCCCGATCACCTGCCCGGTCGTCACGTACGCCATGCTCTCCCCGGCGCTTGAAAAGATCGAGCCCGACCGTGAACGGTCAAAGGTCCTGCTCTATGTCGCCGCGGTCAGCGGGATCGTCTCGTACATCCTGATCTTCCCGACACCGGTCACCCAGCCGCTCGTTGCCGCGTTCGCCCCGCAGGTATTCGGCGGTTCGTTGGATCTCGTTACGATCCCGCTCGCCCTCTGCCTGCTCTGCGTTGTGATCGCGGCAGCGGGCCGGTGGATCACGGGTAGCCCGGCGCTGCCCGGGTCCCCGGGCGCCGAACCCGTTCCCCGTACGGAACACGCGCCCATCCCCCTGTCCCTCCATCTCCGGGCATGGGCCCCGTTCATGGCGATCCTTGCCGCGATCCCGGTCGGCCATTTCGTCCTCGGCCTCTCGCACGCGGCGATCCTCCAGTTCATCATGCTCACGGGACTGGTCGTGGCGCTCGTCCTTGCCCCGCCAAAGATCCGGTTCGGGGGATTTTCCGGCGGGATAACGACTGCGGGGATGGTGGTCTTCGACATCTGTGCGGCCGGGGCGATCGGCACGGTCATGGTAAAATCCGGGCTTGCAAAAAGTGCGCTTGCCACGCTCATCCCCATCCTGCCGGATATCCTCATCCCGTTTATTATCGCGGTGATCCTTGCGACCGCACAGGGCTCGCGGATCGTGACTGCGGTCGTCTCTGCGCAGGTGCTGGGGGCTACGGCGCTCGTGCAGGAGATTAACCCGCTGCCCATGATCCTGATGGTCGTTGCCGGCACCTGCATCTTCTGCCACGTCACCGATCCCTTCTTCCACCTTGTGAAAAAGACGACCGGGGACGATACCCCGACCGTTCTGCGGAATTACACGATCCCGCTGGCCTGCATCGGCATTATCATCTTCATCGTTGCGCTCAGCCTCGTGGCGGTGTTCTTCCCGTACCATGAGGATGCCGCCCTTTCCCTCATGGGCGTGTGA
- a CDS encoding radical SAM/SPASM domain-containing protein, with product MENGTYRGRFDRAISETLAQAVRIIADDPALFFCGSEILLHQKKAAAVRKRHEREGLLVPPVIIASITSRCNLACAGCYMHGRHDRPAAEMSPKTLAGIVDQAGRLGVSVIVIAGGEPLVRKDEILALAGAHPEILFPVFSNGLLIDAAAAAELAARKNIVPLISFEGFSRETDARRGSGVYDRLLAVLVRLQENRVFFGCSVTVSRENFSRVTDESFVRSLIGRGARVFAFVEYVPVEPGTEDLVLTPEQRKELQAACTELSGKFPALFIGFPGDEDQYGGCLAAGRGFVHVSPSGNLEPCPAAPYSDENLAEVPLETALRSRLLLRIRERPEILTETNGGCALRANRAVLDEIVGMSK from the coding sequence ATGGAGAACGGGACTTACCGCGGGAGATTCGACCGGGCGATCAGCGAAACGCTCGCGCAGGCAGTCCGGATCATTGCCGACGACCCGGCGCTCTTCTTTTGCGGCTCTGAAATCCTCCTGCACCAGAAAAAAGCGGCCGCAGTAAGGAAGCGCCACGAGCGGGAAGGCCTGCTCGTTCCCCCGGTGATCATTGCAAGCATCACCTCGCGCTGTAACCTTGCGTGTGCCGGCTGCTACATGCACGGCCGCCACGACCGGCCCGCGGCCGAGATGAGCCCAAAGACGCTTGCCGGGATCGTGGACCAGGCGGGCCGCCTCGGGGTCTCGGTGATCGTGATTGCCGGCGGCGAGCCGCTGGTACGAAAAGACGAGATCCTCGCCCTTGCCGGAGCTCACCCGGAGATCCTGTTCCCCGTTTTCTCAAACGGCCTCTTAATCGATGCAGCGGCCGCGGCAGAACTTGCGGCACGAAAAAATATCGTCCCGCTCATCAGCTTCGAGGGGTTCTCCCGCGAGACCGATGCACGGCGCGGCAGCGGGGTCTACGACCGGCTGCTTGCCGTCCTTGTGCGCTTACAGGAGAACCGGGTCTTCTTTGGCTGTTCGGTCACGGTCTCCCGGGAGAATTTTTCCCGGGTAACAGACGAATCGTTTGTCCGTTCCCTGATCGGCCGCGGCGCCCGGGTCTTTGCCTTTGTCGAGTACGTGCCCGTGGAGCCGGGAACAGAAGACCTCGTCCTTACCCCGGAACAGAGAAAAGAACTGCAGGCCGCGTGTACGGAACTGTCCGGGAAATTCCCGGCGCTTTTCATCGGCTTTCCCGGGGACGAGGACCAGTACGGCGGGTGCCTTGCCGCAGGCCGGGGATTCGTGCACGTCAGCCCGTCCGGGAATCTCGAACCCTGTCCCGCAGCGCCGTACTCGGACGAGAACCTTGCGGAAGTGCCGCTCGAAACGGCCCTGCGGTCCCGGCTGCTCTTGCGGATCCGGGAACGCCCGGAGATCCTCACCGAGACAAACGGGGGTTGTGCGCTGCGGGCGAACCGGGCCGTGCTCGATGAGATCGTGGGAATGAGCAAGTGA
- a CDS encoding 30S ribosomal protein S6e, whose product MVELKVVVSDPKTGRAYNVDAGTGAAGAIVGKNIGDEVDAGPLGLAGYKILITGGSDQTGTPARRSLPGAGRKQLLLAEGVGFHPKMEGERKRKMIRAHQITPEFVQVNARVTAYGEKTLDELFPKVEGAEGEKKDKKEKKTRK is encoded by the coding sequence ATGGTTGAGTTAAAAGTCGTAGTGTCAGACCCGAAAACCGGCCGCGCCTACAATGTCGACGCCGGTACCGGCGCCGCAGGCGCGATTGTTGGAAAGAACATCGGGGACGAAGTGGACGCCGGCCCGCTCGGGCTTGCAGGCTATAAGATCCTCATCACCGGCGGTTCCGACCAGACCGGTACCCCGGCACGGAGAAGCCTGCCGGGTGCAGGAAGAAAGCAGCTCCTTCTTGCGGAAGGCGTCGGGTTCCACCCGAAGATGGAAGGCGAGCGCAAGAGGAAGATGATCCGCGCCCACCAGATCACCCCCGAGTTCGTGCAGGTCAATGCACGCGTGACCGCGTACGGCGAGAAGACCCTTGACGAGCTCTTCCCCAAGGTCGAGGGCGCCGAGGGCGAGAAGAAAGACAAGAAAGAGAAGAAGACCCGGAAGTAA
- a CDS encoding metal-dependent hydrolase, with translation MDSLTHALAAAILAYVLGFPQYIPFIVIGAVIIDADVLFSLFSKNSPRLYLFVHGGIAHSLIGVCIMAASACIGIGLAALAGFVNPAAITPAACAVVFAGGFLHIAMDLPASPGIPLFFPKTDKKYALFILPGPSLILLAASLFFVIWMALGVVTLAQGILAYAAIFFAFLLVRFVAFLLSRPALTDAFLVLPQPDPRRWLAFFDDGDRWRVADLVLGRGWGDPACYPKYTGTDPAHVTPYASRDEVKGLVYNSYIVTAKQEGNTLVLADPVRESGRLFYPPQHKRVTILR, from the coding sequence GTGGACTCACTCACCCATGCGCTTGCCGCCGCCATCCTCGCGTACGTGCTCGGCTTCCCGCAGTACATCCCGTTTATCGTTATCGGGGCCGTGATCATCGATGCGGACGTGCTCTTCTCGCTTTTCTCGAAGAACTCGCCCCGGCTGTACCTCTTTGTGCACGGCGGGATCGCCCACAGCCTGATCGGGGTCTGCATCATGGCAGCCTCGGCATGTATCGGGATCGGGCTTGCTGCCCTTGCCGGTTTTGTAAACCCGGCCGCGATCACGCCCGCAGCCTGCGCCGTGGTATTTGCCGGCGGATTCCTGCACATCGCCATGGACCTCCCGGCAAGCCCGGGCATCCCGCTCTTCTTCCCGAAGACAGACAAAAAATATGCGCTCTTTATCCTTCCGGGCCCGAGCCTGATCCTGCTGGCAGCGAGCCTCTTCTTTGTGATCTGGATGGCGCTCGGCGTTGTTACGCTCGCGCAGGGGATTCTTGCGTACGCGGCGATCTTCTTTGCCTTCCTGCTCGTCCGGTTCGTGGCGTTCCTGCTCTCGCGGCCGGCGCTCACGGACGCGTTTTTGGTTCTCCCGCAGCCGGACCCGCGGCGGTGGCTTGCCTTCTTCGATGATGGCGACCGCTGGAGGGTTGCCGATCTTGTGCTCGGCAGGGGATGGGGCGATCCGGCCTGCTACCCGAAGTACACCGGGACCGATCCGGCACACGTTACCCCGTACGCTTCCCGGGATGAGGTCAAAGGACTCGTGTACAATTCCTACATCGTGACCGCGAAACAGGAGGGAAACACGCTGGTCCTTGCCGACCCGGTCCGGGAATCGGGCCGGCTCTTCTATCCCCCGCAGCACAAACGCGTTACGATCCTGCGGTAG